The genomic region ACGAGACGGATGCGGTGAAGTGCGTCCCGGTGCGCTTCAGCCGCAGCAGGCAGGGGGCGGTGACCGCCGCGTTGCCCGTGAACGTGGACTTGCCGGCGACGGTCGGGCGCAGCATCAGCTGGGCGCTCGTGCCGCCGGTGACGATCGTCCCGGCCGCCTGGTCGAACGGCGACAGGGACTTGGCCATGAGCAGGCCGACCCGGTCGCCGGTGGCACCGGCGCGGGAGACCAGACGGGTGGTGACCTGGCAGTCACCGGTGACGGGCCGTCGTACGAACTGGCCGGTCATGCCCTGGTTGTTGACGGTGAGGTCGGTTCCGGCGCCCCGCACCACGAAGGTCCCGTCCTCGTGGGCGGTGCTGCCGGGGGTCCGGACGGCGACCACGCCGAGGGTGCCGTAGGCGCGGTCGTCGAGGACGACGTCGCCGAGGTCGCCGTAGGTCCAGGGCGCGGGCGGCGGGGTGCCGACCGTGAGGGTGAGGGTGCCGGCGGCGTCTCCGGCGGCGTTGCCCGCGGTGATGGTGACCTTGAACTCGCCCGTCCGGGTGGGCGTTCCGGAGATCAGGCCGGTGCGCTTGTCGACGCGCAGGCCGTCGGGCAGCCCGTCCGCGGCGAACCGTATCGGTTCGTGGGAGGCGCGCAGGAGGTGCTTGAAGGGCACGCCCTTGTTGGCGAAGGTGGTGGTGGCGGAGGTGAGTCGCGGCTTGGAAGGCGTCGGCATCGTCGACGTGGCGGACTCCGACAGGGGGCCGCGTCCGGCGCAGTTGGTCTTGGCGACGGCGTAGTGGTACGTCGTGCCGGGGGTGCCGGTGGCGTCGGCGTACCGGAGGCGGGTGCCGAAGCCGACCGCGCCGATGCCGGTGGCGATCGTCTCGTAGGGGCCGTCGGCCGCGGTGGCGCGCAGCACCCTGTAGCGGGCCGAGAGGTCCGGGTCGGTCCAGGCCAGCTCGACCGCGTCGGCGCCCGCGGTGGCCCGCAGGTCGCCGGCGGGCAGGGCGGGGCGGGGCACGGACCAGACCTCGCCGGCGGTCCGGGAGACGACGCTGACGTTGTCGAAGGCGCCGGTGCCGGTCTCGGCGTAGTCCTCGTCGACGCCGAGGCAGGAGGTGAGGCTGAGACCGACGTAGGCGGTGTTTCCCAACTCGACATCGCTGGAGCCGACTTCGGTCCAGCGGATGCCGTCCGGGGAGATGGCGCCGGTGCAGCGGTCGCCGCGGCGGGTCACACGGACCCAGTACGGCATGCGCAGCCGGTAGCCGTCGCCCGCGCCCTCGACGTACGGGGCCGTCAGCGGGGTCGCCGACTCGGGCAGGGCGCCGAGGGAGGAGATCGGGAAGGCGGCGCTCGTCGTGATCGACTGCTGCTGGGAGGGCGGCACGGGTGTGCTGCCGGTGCCCTTGACGGCGGCTCCCGCCTTCGGCCGTACGGACCACACGCCGCTCCAGGTGTGCAGGGGCAGGCCCTGGATCAGCATGGCGGCGTGGGCGGCGTCCGCGTCCAGGCCGGCCCGTACGGTCACGCCGATCCTGGAGTACTGGGAGCTGAGCGGATACACGATCCGCGCGGTGATCGTGCCGTCGCCGCGCAGCGGCAGGTACGCCAGGCGGTGGGTGTCGGCGGTGCCGGACGCCTCCAGCACGAACCGCTCGCCGTCGAACACGGCCGAGCCGGGGATCCTCACGTCCCCGACGTCCCGCGTCGCCCAGGGGTCGGGCAGCCCGGGGACCGCCGCCGCCCAGGCGGAACGGGTACTGGTGCCCTGGGAGTTGGTGGCCGTGACCGTGTAGTAGGAGGGCCTGCCCGGGCGGGCGTCACGGTCGGTGTACTCCGGCTTGTCGAGGCCCGTCGCGATCGTCTCGTACGGACCGTCGGCGCCGGTGGCCCGCAGGACCGTGTACGACTCGGCCCACGCCGACGGCAGCCAGGCCACGGTGACGGACTTGTCGCCGCCCACCGCCGTGACACCGGCCGGAGCCGTGGGCTCGGCTGCGGCGGGGGGCTTCGTGCCGGCGAAGGTGAGGGTGCCCCAGCTCGGCAGGTCGTCGTTGCTGCCCTCGACGACCCGGGCGCCGCCCGTGCCGCGGAAGACGGCCGCCTTGGTGTAGGGGGTGTCGAGGCCCCGGACGCCCGCGTAGTGCGCGTAGGCCATCTCGTAGATCGGGGGCAGGTTTCCGCGCCCGACGGCGGAGACGGACGTCTTGATGTACTTGCCGGTGCGGTCCAGGTCGGGGACGAACGGTACGTCCCCGCCGAGGTTGTAGCGGGCGGCGTACTCGACGTTCTTCAGCAGCCGGTTGTCGTCGAAGGCGTACAGGTCGACGCCCTGGTTCCAGGCGACCTGCGCGGCGTCCGCGAGCAGGCCGACGGCGAGCTGTTCGTGGCCCTGGTCGCGGCCGGACTCCTGGCCCTGTCCCGCCTCGGTGACGATGCGGTGCGGGACGCTGCCGTTGCCCGCGCCGGTGGCGGCGAAGCGCAGTGCGTCCTCGAAGAGGGTGGGCTCCTCGCAGAACACTCCGATGGCCAGGACGGACTGAATGGACGTCAGGTCCCAGTTGCCGTTGGCGTAGAGCATGTAGCCGGAGACGGCCGGGTACCACACGTGCAGGAAGGACTCCTCGCAGCGCGCGACGTCCTCCTTGGCCCAGCCGTCGTAGCCGCTGTGCCGCAGCAGTTCGGCGGCGTTGACGAACTTGAAGGCCTGGAGCCCGGCGCCGAGCGGGCCGTCGGCCCCGGTGACGGCCGTCAGGGACGCCGACCAGGCGTTGAGGATGTCGCGGGACTTGTCGGCGTACGCCCTCTCCCCCGTGACGCACCACATCAGCGCGGTCTGGTAGGCGGCCGCCGAGTCGGCGACGGCCTGGTTCTGGAAGTTGGTGGGGCCGCGGCCCCAGGAGGTGATCTGGCCGGTGTTCTGGACGGCATACGTCGCCTTCGAGCGCGCGTGGGCGGCGAGGGCGAGGTAGCCGTCGTAGACCGGGGATTCCTTCGCGGCGACCGCGGCCTTCATCCGGGCCAGGTCGTCGGCGCTGTGCAGCAGTCCGGGGTGCGTGAAGGCGCGGAGCCGGGTCTTGTCGTCCTGGGCCCACGCCGCTGCGCCGGCGGCGGACAGCAGTCCGCCGCCGGCCGCGACCACGAGCCCTGCCGCACCGAGGAAGGACCGTCGGCTGAAAGGATGCACGGGTGACTCCATGGTTCTGAAAAGGGCCGCGTCACGCGTGCTGGACGCTGAGCGTGAGGGTCTGCGTCGCGGTGCCCACGCTGTTGGTGGCCGAGACGGTGACCGTGAAGGTGCCGACGTTGTCCTCGGCGGTACCGGAGATCAGACCGGTGGCGGTGTCGATGTCCAGGCCCTTCGGCAGCCCGTCGGCGTTGAACGACGTCGGCAGCTCGCCGGCCGTGATCAGGTAGTTGAAGACCTGGTTCTTGGTGGCCGTGGCCTTGTCGGCGCTGGTGATCGCGGGCTTGTCGGTGGACGTGGCCTCGGTGGAGTTCAGGAACCGGGGGTTGATCACGTGCTCGTTGGCGTACGCCGGCATCATGTCGGTGAACTTGTACCAGCCCGGCTTCTTCATCCCGTTGCCGATGAACTTGCCGTTGATGACGAGGTTCTGGAACGTCACGTTCTTGATGGCGTGGTCCGCGTCGTAGCCGACCATGACGGACGGGTTGGCGTGCGTCCCGGTGTAGGTCATGTTCCGGATGTACACGCCGTCGATGCCCCGCCCGACGGAGGTGTTGTACGACTTGTTGAACATGACCCGCATGTTGATCAGCTGGCCCCAGCGGAAGTCCTCCACCCGGATGTCCTGGGCGCGGACGTTGCGCAGCAGGTTGCTGTCGCCGGGGTTGAGCGCGATGCAGCCTTGGTAGTCCATCTGCGGTTCGCGGTGGTCCAGGACGTCGATGTTGCTGAAGACGAGGTTCTCGATGGTCTCCGGCTTGTCGGTGTTGCCGTGCGTGCCGACGTTGATCGGGTGCGCCACGTCCGCCCAGAGGGTGGAGTTGCGGACGGTGATGTTGCGGCAGTCGCCGTAGTACTCCCAGCGGTGGGCGTAGATCGCGATGCAGTCGTCGGAGTTGCGCATCCAGACGCCGTCGATGAGGACGTCCTCGCTGGAGAAGACGTCGATGCCGTCACCCCACTGGCCGTGGCTGTAGGAGTGCAGGTTGCGGACGGTGACCTGCTTCGACTGGCCGACGGTGACCGAGTAGCCGCTGCTCGGGTTGAGCACCATGATGCCGTCGATCTCGATGTTCTTCGAGTACTCGACCAGGATGCCGTTCGCCGTGTTGTACAGCACGCCGCGGCCGATGATCCGGGCGTTCTCCACCTCGTGGAACTCCACCCGGGAGGTCAGCACCGCGCCGCCGGCCAGGTAGAGCGTCTTGCCGCTGGGCACCTTCACCACGTTGTCGGTGGTCTTGTGCAGGCCGGGGCCGAAGTAGATGACGTCGGGGTCGTCGGGGCCGGGCGCGTTCGACTCGATCGGGTTGGCGTGCAGTTGCAGGTTGTTGAAGAGGTCGCCGTCGATCTCGATGGAGAGGTTGCGCGGCTCGGTGAGGGTGAAGGTCACCGTGGCGCCGTCCACCGTGAACGGGATGTCGTAGGACAGCGGGCGGATCCGCGCGGTGCCGATGGTGCCCTTGGAGGAGGTGACGGCGACCTCGACGGTGCCCTTGAAGTCGAACGTGGCGACGGAGGAGTTGAAGACCGGGCCGCTGCCGGTGTTCGCGTCGATCTGCTTCGCTCTGGCGCGGTAGACGGGCACCGTCCGCCATTCCCCGCCCGGCGTACGGGCCTTGACGGAGTAGCTCGAGTTGGTGGGGACCCCGCTCGGGATGGGGTAGACCACCAGCTTGTTCGTCGATGCGGGTCCGTCCGCCGCTCGTGCGGCGCCGGTTGCCGCTCCGATCAGTGAGTAGGCGGCGACGGTGGCACCCGCGGCCTGGAGAACGGTGCGCCGGGACAGGCCGGTGCTCAGGGCGTCGTTCATGGAGAAGGTCCTTCAGTATGAGAGAGGTGAGAGATACAGCAGGTCACTTGAGGCCGGTGGTGGACATCCCCGCGACGAAACCGCGCTGGGCGACGAGGAAGACCAGCAGGATCGGCACGACGTACATCACGGAGGCCGCGGCCTGGAGGTTGGTGACGGGCGTTCCGGCCGACGTCACGTAGGTCGTCATGACGGCGACGGCCAGCGTCGACTTGTCGGTGGACAGCAGCAACTGCGGGGCGATGTAGTCGCCCCAGGACCAGGTGAAGGCGATCACGAAGCTCGCGGACAGCACCGGCCAGGACTGCGGGAGGAAGATCCGCCAGAAGATCGTGCCGTAGCCGCAGCCGTCGACGATCGCGGCCTCCTCCAGCTCACGGGGCAGCCCGGCGAAGAACTGCCGGAAGAGGAAGACCAGATAGGGGGCGGCCGCCAGTCCCCAGAACACCCACGGCCAGTACGTGTCGACCATGCCGAGCTTGGCGAAGATCAGGTAGGTCGGCAGCAGGGTGATCATCTGCGGCAGCATCATCGAACCGATGAGGATGCCGAACAGCGTCTTCTTGCCGGGCGCGTCCAGGCGGGCGAAGCCGAAGCCGACCCAGGCCGAGCTGAGCGTGACGAGCGTGGCGTAGATCAGGGCGATGATCAGGGAGTTGCGGGCGTAGCCGAGGAAGTCGATCAGATGGAAGGCGTCGGCGAAGTTGTGCCACTGGACGTGGGTGGGCAGCCAGTGCACGGGGGAGGCGGCCAGTTCCGCGGGGTTCTTCAGGCCGGAGAGGACGAGCCAGCCGAAGGGGCCGATGAACAGCCCGGTGAGGGCGACGAGGACCGTGTAGAGGACGAGGCGGTTGACGCGCACCCGCACCCTGGGCGCGGAGTTCGGGGGCAGGCTGGTGGCGGTCACTTCTTCGCCTCCGGGTCGACGTTGTAGAACACCACGCCGGACGTGAACTTGAAGATGAGTCCGGTCACGATGAGGATCAGAACGAAGAGCAGCCACAGCAGTGCGGAGGCGTAGCCGTAGCGGCCGAGCGCGAAGTACTGCGAGAAGACGTGCATCATGTACAGGTAGTTGGACTGCGGCAGGGCGGTGACGCCGGCCGTGGTGCCGTCCGGTGACAGCAGCAGCGGCATGATGGTCTGCACGGAGGCGATCACGCCGGTGACCGTCTGGAAGAGCAGCACCGGCGACAGCAGCGGCACGGTGATGCTGCGGAAGGTCCGCCAGGCACTCGCCCCGTCGATCCGGGCGGCCTCGTGGAGTTCCCGGGGCACGTCCTGGAGGCCCGCCAGCGAGATGATCATGATGTTTCCGGCGGCCCACAGCACACTCATCAGCAGCACGTAGCGGGCGTAGGGGTCGGCGAGCCAGCCCAGCGCGTCGAAGCCGAACAGGGTGATGACGCCGTTGGCGGCACCGGAGTTCTGGTCGAAGAGCGCCTTGAAGGTGAGGCCTACACCGACCGGCGGCACCACGGCCGGCAGGTAGAGCAAGGTGCGGAACAGCCCGCGCGCCTTGATCGGCCGGTTGACCAGGACGGCGAGCCCGAGCCCGGCAATGATCGACAGGGGCACCGACGTGATCGCGAACAGGCCGGTGCGCCCCAGGGAGTTCCAGGTCTGCGGGTCGGAGAACAGCTCGGAGTAGTTGCCGACGCCGACGTAGCGCCAGTGCGGCGAGATGCCGTCGTACGTGGTGAAGCTCAGCCACAGCGCGTACGCCATCGGCACGATCGTCAGCAGCAGGAAACCGAGGATCCAGGGCGAGGTGAACAGGTAGAAAGCGCGATGCCTGCGGGCGGTCATGGACAGCCGGGGCCGGCGGGCCGGCGTGGTGCGGCCGGCACTCGTGGCCGGGCCGGTCCGCCCCGTGACCGATATCTGGTCGACCGTCATCCCACCTGCTCCTTACCGCGCTTGAGCTGCTCGTTCATGGCCGAGTTCAGGCGGCCCGCCAGGGCGTCGACGGACATCCGGCCGTTCATCGCGGCCGGAGCCTCCTGGTTGAAGAGGGCGTAGAGCGAGTCCGCCGTGGCGTAGGG from Streptomyces chartreusis NRRL 3882 harbors:
- a CDS encoding alginate lyase family protein, whose amino-acid sequence is MHPFSRRSFLGAAGLVVAAGGGLLSAAGAAAWAQDDKTRLRAFTHPGLLHSADDLARMKAAVAAKESPVYDGYLALAAHARSKATYAVQNTGQITSWGRGPTNFQNQAVADSAAAYQTALMWCVTGERAYADKSRDILNAWSASLTAVTGADGPLGAGLQAFKFVNAAELLRHSGYDGWAKEDVARCEESFLHVWYPAVSGYMLYANGNWDLTSIQSVLAIGVFCEEPTLFEDALRFAATGAGNGSVPHRIVTEAGQGQESGRDQGHEQLAVGLLADAAQVAWNQGVDLYAFDDNRLLKNVEYAARYNLGGDVPFVPDLDRTGKYIKTSVSAVGRGNLPPIYEMAYAHYAGVRGLDTPYTKAAVFRGTGGARVVEGSNDDLPSWGTLTFAGTKPPAAAEPTAPAGVTAVGGDKSVTVAWLPSAWAESYTVLRATGADGPYETIATGLDKPEYTDRDARPGRPSYYTVTATNSQGTSTRSAWAAAVPGLPDPWATRDVGDVRIPGSAVFDGERFVLEASGTADTHRLAYLPLRGDGTITARIVYPLSSQYSRIGVTVRAGLDADAAHAAMLIQGLPLHTWSGVWSVRPKAGAAVKGTGSTPVPPSQQQSITTSAAFPISSLGALPESATPLTAPYVEGAGDGYRLRMPYWVRVTRRGDRCTGAISPDGIRWTEVGSSDVELGNTAYVGLSLTSCLGVDEDYAETGTGAFDNVSVVSRTAGEVWSVPRPALPAGDLRATAGADAVELAWTDPDLSARYRVLRATAADGPYETIATGIGAVGFGTRLRYADATGTPGTTYHYAVAKTNCAGRGPLSESATSTMPTPSKPRLTSATTTFANKGVPFKHLLRASHEPIRFAADGLPDGLRVDKRTGLISGTPTRTGEFKVTITAGNAAGDAAGTLTLTVGTPPPAPWTYGDLGDVVLDDRAYGTLGVVAVRTPGSTAHEDGTFVVRGAGTDLTVNNQGMTGQFVRRPVTGDCQVTTRLVSRAGATGDRVGLLMAKSLSPFDQAAGTIVTGGTSAQLMLRPTVAGKSTFTGNAAVTAPCLLRLKRTGTHFTASVSSDDGATWTPLAEGDIPGFGDAPYYVGLVVCSRDPLARSTTEFDEVSITSM
- a CDS encoding Ig domain-containing protein; protein product: MNDALSTGLSRRTVLQAAGATVAAYSLIGAATGAARAADGPASTNKLVVYPIPSGVPTNSSYSVKARTPGGEWRTVPVYRARAKQIDANTGSGPVFNSSVATFDFKGTVEVAVTSSKGTIGTARIRPLSYDIPFTVDGATVTFTLTEPRNLSIEIDGDLFNNLQLHANPIESNAPGPDDPDVIYFGPGLHKTTDNVVKVPSGKTLYLAGGAVLTSRVEFHEVENARIIGRGVLYNTANGILVEYSKNIEIDGIMVLNPSSGYSVTVGQSKQVTVRNLHSYSHGQWGDGIDVFSSEDVLIDGVWMRNSDDCIAIYAHRWEYYGDCRNITVRNSTLWADVAHPINVGTHGNTDKPETIENLVFSNIDVLDHREPQMDYQGCIALNPGDSNLLRNVRAQDIRVEDFRWGQLINMRVMFNKSYNTSVGRGIDGVYIRNMTYTGTHANPSVMVGYDADHAIKNVTFQNLVINGKFIGNGMKKPGWYKFTDMMPAYANEHVINPRFLNSTEATSTDKPAITSADKATATKNQVFNYLITAGELPTSFNADGLPKGLDIDTATGLISGTAEDNVGTFTVTVSATNSVGTATQTLTLSVQHA
- a CDS encoding carbohydrate ABC transporter permease, producing the protein MTATSLPPNSAPRVRVRVNRLVLYTVLVALTGLFIGPFGWLVLSGLKNPAELAASPVHWLPTHVQWHNFADAFHLIDFLGYARNSLIIALIYATLVTLSSAWVGFGFARLDAPGKKTLFGILIGSMMLPQMITLLPTYLIFAKLGMVDTYWPWVFWGLAAAPYLVFLFRQFFAGLPRELEEAAIVDGCGYGTIFWRIFLPQSWPVLSASFVIAFTWSWGDYIAPQLLLSTDKSTLAVAVMTTYVTSAGTPVTNLQAAASVMYVVPILLVFLVAQRGFVAGMSTTGLK
- a CDS encoding carbohydrate ABC transporter permease is translated as MTVDQISVTGRTGPATSAGRTTPARRPRLSMTARRHRAFYLFTSPWILGFLLLTIVPMAYALWLSFTTYDGISPHWRYVGVGNYSELFSDPQTWNSLGRTGLFAITSVPLSIIAGLGLAVLVNRPIKARGLFRTLLYLPAVVPPVGVGLTFKALFDQNSGAANGVITLFGFDALGWLADPYARYVLLMSVLWAAGNIMIISLAGLQDVPRELHEAARIDGASAWRTFRSITVPLLSPVLLFQTVTGVIASVQTIMPLLLSPDGTTAGVTALPQSNYLYMMHVFSQYFALGRYGYASALLWLLFVLILIVTGLIFKFTSGVVFYNVDPEAKK